The following are encoded together in the Roseivirga misakiensis genome:
- a CDS encoding T9SS type A sorting domain-containing protein, translating into MKKKILLTVIVLIAAVGFIYTTNDGNDVAQQELIKYSFDAKADISAEDGEGEEDELENPIDRAEYEASLLIDPATGKVPMGIQNREIAFAKKSLNAYRDAGNPFSIPSAASGTQEDAPFRNVGPFNIGGRTRALGLDIDDENIILAGGVSGGMWKTTDQGATWTRTTALQQHPATTTLVQDRRSGKTDEWYYGTGEFRGNSASASGATYLGNGIYKSTDNGDSWTLISSTAVPGTSGTDVITDLGDFTRVEQLAIDYSNDTGTEIYAAGGSQIIRSEDGFETYSVVLGGSNTGSNMCDVAVTSSGKVFATIGNSSNNGTSAEQGVFMSDDGINWTEIDLDGRDNVSTRIEIGIDPANENNVYFLTEDQFFLFNDLTDTSTDLTSSIDVSTDSGEGYNSQGAYDVITAVHPDDGSVVFVGGTNLLRSTNGFGTAATNDQIGGYRADGNANSFPSYPNHHPDLHEIVFFDSDANIMLTGSDGGVHLTRDNQQTGSSTSTTPVVWEDLNNGYLISQFYHANIHTTAFGDVQVVGGMQDNSSYISLNGEDQGDWSLVRGGDGAYAAITYNALYTSSQNGSTQRNALVGTTYQNGVGITPGGANESFLFVNPFNFNPINQDQFFISGRGKLFATNDIRQNPSGSEWLELDGPETLINQSVSAITASVQPEAILYFGTRSGGLFKIEDLRGLTEDTEILTVDTGDMPNGNVSGIAIDPNNADRVFISFSNYNVVSLWMSSDGGETWSSISGNLEENANGTGAGPSIRDIEVMPDGNGGNYYFAATSVGLFMTKELKGDETNWEQQAADVIGNVVVSNVRVRPIDGVVMASTHGSGVFIGGYDVGFNAMAFYSISTDGREYTLRANGSSVNPNPISYQWIKDGNDIEGETGETMTITDGGTYQVRIEINGKEGSGLSNTLEINLDGQGPSITSITRLDPTDAATDQTTVQFQVTFDETVLNVSTEDFETASAASGVITNVVESTVGTVFDITVSNIGGSGELNLDVSSTADITDEVGNAFSGTVLSEETFTITDNTNPTASIGRSVPATELTDQNEVTFLVTFSEGVDNVDVTDFVTTAGSPTASVGTVTEVSANIYQVIVTDILEDGTLGIDFATAQDIVDKAGNAFDGVATATETYTIENVITSIDDPLARSAQRILVDANPSASGIFNLAFPPAFIGDFEMQIVDAEGKRVMVRGVENYSSGDQLEVNLSNSPDGVYILAASNGTRKSTIKLLKSTGSR; encoded by the coding sequence ATGAAGAAAAAAATACTACTAACTGTTATTGTACTTATCGCGGCGGTCGGCTTCATTTATACGACTAATGACGGCAATGATGTTGCGCAACAAGAATTGATCAAATATAGCTTTGATGCAAAAGCAGATATTTCTGCAGAAGATGGAGAAGGCGAGGAGGATGAGTTAGAAAATCCAATCGATAGGGCAGAATATGAGGCGAGTCTCTTGATTGACCCAGCTACGGGAAAAGTACCTATGGGTATTCAAAATAGGGAGATAGCCTTTGCTAAAAAGTCTTTGAACGCTTATCGAGATGCAGGTAACCCTTTCAGCATTCCGTCCGCTGCTTCAGGCACTCAAGAAGATGCACCTTTCAGAAATGTTGGACCTTTCAACATTGGTGGAAGAACAAGAGCACTTGGTCTAGACATTGATGATGAGAATATAATCTTAGCCGGTGGCGTATCTGGCGGAATGTGGAAAACCACTGACCAGGGTGCGACATGGACTAGAACTACAGCGCTGCAGCAACATCCAGCTACGACTACACTAGTTCAAGACCGAAGGTCAGGCAAAACCGATGAGTGGTACTATGGAACTGGAGAATTTAGAGGTAATTCAGCAAGTGCTTCAGGAGCTACCTACTTAGGAAATGGTATTTACAAGTCTACAGATAATGGTGATAGTTGGACTTTGATTTCTTCTACAGCTGTACCGGGAACATCAGGTACGGACGTTATTACGGACTTGGGAGATTTCACTAGAGTTGAGCAATTAGCAATTGACTATTCAAATGACACTGGGACTGAGATTTATGCAGCAGGTGGTAGTCAAATCATTCGCAGTGAGGACGGATTTGAAACTTACAGTGTCGTTCTTGGAGGTAGCAACACTGGTAGTAATATGTGTGATGTTGCAGTTACTTCAAGTGGTAAAGTATTTGCGACAATCGGTAACTCTAGCAATAATGGTACAAGCGCTGAACAAGGCGTGTTCATGTCCGATGACGGAATTAACTGGACTGAGATTGATCTAGATGGTCGTGACAATGTATCGACGCGTATAGAAATTGGAATTGACCCTGCCAACGAGAACAATGTCTACTTTTTGACTGAAGATCAGTTTTTCTTATTTAATGATCTTACTGACACCTCTACAGATTTAACTTCGTCTATTGACGTATCTACTGATTCTGGAGAAGGCTATAATTCTCAAGGCGCTTACGACGTCATTACAGCGGTTCATCCGGATGATGGAAGCGTGGTCTTTGTTGGTGGTACGAACTTATTAAGGTCTACTAACGGTTTTGGAACGGCTGCTACCAATGATCAAATTGGAGGTTATCGAGCAGATGGAAACGCTAATAGTTTCCCGTCTTATCCAAATCACCACCCAGATTTGCACGAGATTGTATTTTTTGATTCAGATGCTAATATCATGCTAACTGGATCAGATGGAGGAGTACATTTAACAAGAGACAACCAACAAACAGGTAGTTCTACATCAACGACTCCTGTGGTTTGGGAAGATTTGAACAATGGCTACCTTATTTCGCAATTCTATCATGCCAATATCCATACGACTGCCTTCGGAGATGTTCAAGTGGTAGGTGGTATGCAAGATAATAGTTCTTACATCAGTTTAAACGGTGAGGATCAGGGAGATTGGTCCTTGGTACGAGGTGGTGATGGAGCATACGCTGCTATTACTTACAATGCTTTGTATACATCTTCGCAAAATGGAAGTACCCAAAGAAATGCTTTGGTTGGAACGACTTATCAAAATGGAGTAGGGATTACACCTGGTGGGGCTAACGAAAGCTTCTTATTCGTAAACCCATTCAATTTCAATCCTATCAACCAAGATCAATTCTTCATCTCTGGAAGAGGTAAACTATTTGCAACCAATGATATTCGCCAGAATCCATCAGGAAGTGAGTGGCTTGAATTAGATGGTCCAGAAACGTTAATCAATCAGTCTGTTTCGGCCATTACAGCATCTGTTCAGCCTGAAGCTATTCTTTACTTTGGTACCAGAAGCGGAGGCCTTTTTAAAATAGAGGATCTAAGAGGGCTGACGGAAGATACTGAAATCCTAACAGTAGACACTGGTGACATGCCAAATGGTAATGTGTCTGGCATAGCAATAGATCCGAATAATGCGGATCGAGTTTTCATTTCATTTTCTAACTACAACGTTGTGAGTTTGTGGATGTCTTCAGATGGAGGCGAAACATGGTCTTCTATTTCGGGTAATCTAGAAGAAAATGCTAATGGTACAGGCGCTGGTCCTTCTATTAGAGATATTGAGGTGATGCCTGATGGAAACGGAGGAAATTATTACTTCGCAGCTACTTCTGTTGGTTTGTTTATGACAAAAGAATTGAAAGGTGACGAGACTAATTGGGAGCAACAAGCTGCTGATGTCATCGGAAACGTAGTGGTTTCAAACGTGCGTGTAAGACCAATCGATGGTGTTGTAATGGCGAGTACGCATGGAAGCGGTGTTTTCATAGGCGGTTATGATGTAGGGTTCAATGCTATGGCATTTTACTCCATCAGTACTGACGGGAGGGAATATACCCTTAGAGCCAATGGCTCATCAGTTAATCCAAACCCGATTTCATACCAGTGGATTAAAGATGGCAATGATATAGAAGGAGAGACAGGTGAAACAATGACTATCACTGATGGGGGTACTTATCAGGTTAGAATTGAAATCAACGGTAAAGAAGGTTCAGGCCTTTCTAATACCCTAGAGATCAACTTGGATGGTCAAGGGCCGAGTATAACTTCTATAACTCGCCTTGATCCAACAGATGCTGCTACTGACCAAACGACTGTACAGTTTCAGGTGACATTTGATGAAACTGTTCTAAATGTGAGTACTGAAGATTTTGAAACGGCTAGTGCTGCGAGTGGAGTCATTACGAATGTTGTTGAAAGTACTGTAGGAACAGTTTTCGATATAACAGTTTCAAATATTGGTGGTAGCGGTGAATTGAACTTAGATGTTTCAAGTACTGCTGATATTACTGATGAAGTAGGGAATGCCTTCTCTGGAACAGTCTTGTCAGAAGAGACTTTCACAATTACGGATAACACAAATCCTACCGCCAGTATTGGTAGAAGTGTGCCAGCCACCGAATTAACCGATCAAAATGAGGTAACATTTTTAGTTACTTTCTCAGAAGGAGTAGATAATGTAGATGTAACAGATTTCGTGACAACTGCTGGTTCACCAACCGCTTCTGTGGGAACAGTCACGGAGGTAAGTGCAAATATCTATCAAGTAATAGTAACTGATATTTTAGAGGATGGAACCTTAGGAATAGATTTCGCGACAGCTCAGGATATTGTAGACAAAGCTGGAAATGCTTTTGACGGAGTAGCCACTGCCACCGAAACCTACACAATAGAGAACGTGATTACTTCAATAGACGATCCTCTAGCCAGATCGGCACAACGAATTTTGGTTGATGCCAACCCATCAGCATCGGGTATATTTAACTTGGCATTTCCTCCAGCATTTATCGGAGATTTTGAAATGCAAATCGTCGATGCAGAGGGTAAAAGAGTTATGGTTCGAGGAGTTGAGAATTATAGTTCTGGAGATCAGCTTGAAGTTAATTTATCAAACTCACCTGATGGAGTTTATATCTTAGCAGCTTCTAATGGTACTAGAAAATCAACTATTAAGTTGTTAAAAAGTACTGGCTCGAGATAG
- the rpsT gene encoding 30S ribosomal protein S20 yields MANHKSALKRIRSNEAKRLRNRYQSKTTRTYIKRLRGTSDKGEAQELLKKVVGMLDKLAKKNIIHKNKAANNKSKLTKMVNSL; encoded by the coding sequence ATGGCAAATCATAAGTCCGCGTTAAAAAGAATTAGATCAAACGAAGCAAAGCGTTTGAGAAATAGATATCAGAGTAAAACAACTCGTACCTATATCAAAAGGCTAAGAGGTACATCTGATAAAGGCGAAGCACAAGAGCTTTTGAAGAAAGTAGTTGGCATGTTGGATAAGCTTGCAAAGAAGAATATCATTCACAAGAACAAAGCTGCTAATAACAAGTCTAAATTGACTAAGATGGTAAACAGTCTTTAA
- the ytxJ gene encoding bacillithiol system redox-active protein YtxJ produces the protein MFWKKSNKSNEGVNWHELSSVNQLDSLIEESKEQPVLIYKHSTRCSISSMVLDRLERSWSSEGNNIKAYYLDLISFRDVSNAIAENFGIYHESPQVILLKDGKATFNASHMSISFSAIKDQA, from the coding sequence ATGTTTTGGAAAAAGAGTAACAAGTCTAATGAAGGCGTCAACTGGCACGAACTATCAAGTGTTAACCAACTTGATTCTTTAATTGAAGAAAGTAAAGAACAGCCAGTTCTGATCTACAAGCACAGCACACGATGCAGTATTTCAAGCATGGTTTTAGACCGTTTGGAAAGAAGCTGGTCAAGTGAGGGCAATAATATTAAGGCCTACTACTTGGATCTAATCTCATTCCGGGACGTTTCAAATGCGATTGCCGAGAATTTCGGAATATATCACGAGTCTCCACAAGTGATCTTACTTAAAGATGGCAAAGCCACATTCAATGCCTCGCACATGAGTATTTCTTTTAGTGCCATAAAGGATCAGGCATAA
- a CDS encoding alpha-ketoacid dehydrogenase subunit alpha/beta: MRFNKSGYSNQELLHLYEQILRPRMIEEKMLILLRQGKISKWFSGIGQEAVSVGAVNAIAQDEFILPMHRNLGVFTGRNVPYQRLFAQFQGKMSGFTKGRDRSFHFGTRAHHIVGMISHLGPQMALADGIAFANKLKAENKATLVFTGDGASSEGDFHEALNVAAVWDLPVIFVIENNGYGLSTPSEEQFRFKHFIDKGPAYGIKAVQVDGNNLLQVHKTIKSLAEEIRKDPKPVILEALTFRMRGHEEASGTKYVPKELMDSWAKKDPVENFEKYLIKQGILTDDVISSIRLKIKEDIETGLDLAYAEDLPEASTETEVTDLFYPFEQKIHLPIESKKTERRFVDAISDGLRQSMEKYDNLVIMGQDIADYGGVFKITEGFTDLFGKDRVRNTPLCESAIIGTGLGLCINGYKAVVEMQFADFVTCGFNQIVNNLAKIHYRWGQNADVVVRMPTGAGVGAGPFHSQSNEAWFFHTPGLKIVYPSNAEDAKGLLNAAIEDPNPYLFFEHKALYRSHSQEIPTDYYTSEVGKASMASVGNDLTIVTYGMGVHWAIEAMKEIEGVSADIIDLRTLLPWDKEAVAASVKKTNKVLVLHEDTLIGGIGAEIAAWISEHCFEYLDAPVKREASLDTPVPFSQPLEANFLPQKRLLDKLKHLISY; the protein is encoded by the coding sequence ATGAGATTTAACAAATCGGGTTATTCCAACCAAGAACTTCTCCACTTATACGAGCAAATTCTTAGACCTCGAATGATTGAGGAAAAAATGCTCATTCTTTTAAGACAAGGGAAAATTAGTAAATGGTTTTCAGGTATTGGTCAGGAGGCAGTGTCCGTTGGAGCAGTCAATGCCATAGCACAAGACGAATTCATTTTACCCATGCACCGTAACCTTGGCGTGTTCACCGGTCGAAATGTACCCTATCAAAGACTTTTTGCTCAATTTCAGGGGAAAATGAGCGGTTTTACAAAAGGACGAGATCGCTCTTTTCATTTCGGAACCAGGGCACACCATATTGTCGGCATGATATCCCATCTTGGCCCACAAATGGCGCTAGCAGATGGTATAGCTTTTGCCAATAAACTAAAAGCTGAAAACAAAGCTACATTGGTTTTTACCGGCGACGGTGCCAGTTCTGAAGGTGATTTCCATGAAGCCCTAAATGTGGCAGCCGTATGGGACTTACCCGTGATCTTTGTCATTGAAAATAATGGCTATGGCCTTTCTACGCCGAGTGAGGAACAATTTAGATTCAAGCACTTTATAGATAAAGGGCCTGCATATGGTATCAAAGCGGTTCAAGTAGATGGTAATAACCTATTGCAAGTGCACAAAACCATCAAATCACTGGCCGAAGAGATCCGCAAAGACCCCAAACCAGTAATTCTAGAAGCATTGACTTTTAGAATGAGAGGGCATGAAGAGGCTAGTGGCACCAAGTACGTTCCAAAAGAATTAATGGACAGTTGGGCAAAGAAAGACCCGGTTGAAAACTTCGAAAAGTATTTGATTAAACAAGGCATACTGACTGATGACGTCATTAGTTCGATAAGGCTTAAAATCAAAGAGGATATTGAAACTGGATTGGATTTGGCGTATGCCGAAGACTTACCAGAGGCTTCGACTGAAACTGAGGTTACTGATCTTTTCTACCCATTTGAACAGAAAATTCACTTGCCGATCGAATCAAAAAAGACCGAAAGACGATTTGTTGATGCTATTTCTGATGGATTGCGGCAAAGCATGGAAAAGTATGACAACCTAGTGATAATGGGACAAGACATAGCCGATTATGGCGGTGTTTTCAAAATCACTGAAGGTTTTACTGATCTTTTCGGTAAAGATCGAGTGAGAAATACCCCGCTCTGTGAATCAGCAATTATTGGTACAGGATTAGGCTTATGTATAAATGGCTACAAAGCCGTAGTGGAGATGCAATTCGCAGATTTTGTCACCTGTGGATTCAATCAAATTGTGAATAATCTAGCCAAGATTCATTATAGATGGGGTCAAAATGCCGATGTAGTTGTGAGAATGCCTACAGGAGCAGGTGTTGGAGCTGGCCCTTTTCATTCACAATCGAATGAGGCTTGGTTCTTCCATACACCAGGTCTAAAAATAGTATACCCTTCTAACGCCGAAGATGCGAAAGGCCTACTCAATGCAGCTATAGAAGATCCTAACCCTTATTTATTCTTCGAACACAAGGCATTATATAGGTCGCACAGCCAAGAGATACCGACGGACTATTACACTTCTGAAGTTGGAAAAGCATCCATGGCTAGTGTCGGTAACGACTTGACCATAGTTACTTATGGAATGGGGGTTCACTGGGCTATTGAAGCTATGAAAGAAATTGAAGGTGTTTCCGCGGATATTATCGATTTAAGAACTCTTTTACCATGGGATAAAGAGGCAGTTGCGGCATCTGTGAAAAAAACTAATAAAGTTTTAGTCCTTCATGAAGATACGCTAATAGGTGGTATTGGGGCTGAAATAGCTGCTTGGATCAGTGAACACTGCTTTGAATATCTTGATGCACCCGTGAAACGAGAGGCCAGTCTTGATACGCCAGTTCCATTTAGTCAACCACTAGAAGCAAACTTTTTACCTCAAAAAAGACTTTTAGATAAGTTGAAGCATTTAATCTCCTATTAA
- a CDS encoding YXWGXW repeat-containing protein has translation MKKALLTLAILLFTGLSVEVLAQRKRSDDRSPRKEATLNNRRDADLRNSRNNRNSNIRNNKRNNKAYVKNNRRADRVVRVVDRRVSRDRGWTNYGYADTRRNNRSYYDFDARRGRRILVNRGYRPSNRHIWLAGYWSYNPRLRRDVWVEGRWAIRRANHRWIAGHYQRVNGRRVWIDGCWTIRL, from the coding sequence ATGAAAAAAGCTTTACTAACATTAGCGATACTATTATTCACTGGTCTGTCAGTTGAAGTACTGGCACAGCGTAAAAGATCGGATGATCGAAGCCCAAGAAAGGAAGCGACCTTGAATAATAGAAGGGATGCGGATCTTCGCAATTCCAGAAATAATAGGAATTCCAATATCAGGAATAACAAACGTAACAATAAGGCTTACGTTAAGAACAATCGCAGAGCCGATAGGGTAGTCCGTGTAGTTGATAGAAGGGTGTCGAGAGACCGAGGATGGACAAATTACGGTTATGCTGATACACGCAGAAATAATCGCAGCTACTACGATTTTGACGCCCGAAGAGGAAGAAGAATACTAGTTAATAGAGGTTATAGACCTAGTAATCGACACATCTGGTTGGCTGGATACTGGTCTTATAATCCTAGGTTAAGAAGAGATGTTTGGGTTGAAGGTCGTTGGGCCATCAGACGAGCAAATCACAGATGGATTGCAGGTCACTACCAAAGAGTTAATGGTCGTAGAGTCTGGATAGACGGATGTTGGACAATTAGATTGTAA
- the ispF gene encoding 2-C-methyl-D-erythritol 2,4-cyclodiphosphate synthase, with product MKVRVGYGYDVHQLAEGEEFWLGGIKVPHTHGAVGHSDADVLIHVICDALLGAANMRDIGFHFSDQDPKYKGIDSKILLRDVLKLIREEGYEVGNIDSTICLQQPKVNPHIPAMKECLSEVMTIPIEDISIKATTTEKLGFVGKLEGVSAHATVLIQKG from the coding sequence ATGAAGGTAAGAGTAGGTTATGGATATGATGTTCACCAGTTGGCCGAGGGGGAAGAATTTTGGTTAGGTGGCATAAAAGTGCCTCATACGCATGGAGCAGTAGGACATTCGGATGCAGATGTACTTATTCATGTCATTTGCGATGCGCTTCTGGGAGCAGCCAATATGCGAGATATTGGATTTCACTTTTCAGACCAGGACCCTAAATACAAGGGGATTGACAGTAAGATTCTCCTTCGAGACGTTCTGAAGCTTATCCGCGAAGAAGGCTATGAGGTAGGAAATATTGATTCTACCATATGTTTACAACAACCAAAAGTTAATCCACACATCCCTGCCATGAAAGAATGCCTTAGCGAAGTGATGACCATTCCGATAGAAGATATTTCGATTAAAGCGACCACCACGGAGAAGTTAGGTTTTGTTGGTAAACTAGAGGGCGTGTCTGCACATGCAACTGTTTTGATCCAGAAAGGATGA
- a CDS encoding M16 family metallopeptidase, which produces MIAFDSFVLDNGLKVLVHEDHTSPMAVVNLLYKVGARDEEPSKTGFAHLFEHLMFGGSKNVPAFDEPLQFVGGDNNAFTSNDITNYYITIPSANLETAFWLESDRMLSLSFDPKVLEVQRSVVIEEFKQRYLNQPYGDVWLKLRPLAYKEHSYRWPTIGEKIEHIEKATMEDVKDFFYRYYVPNNAVLVVAGDVTLEQVKTLSEKWFGPIPEGKRIIRTIPKEPIQDEYRLLEVEEAVPVDSLYMTFHMAGRVDETYHAEDLLSDVLGRGKSSRLYQKLVDEKSIFNSLSAYVMGSIDPGLLVIQGKLNDNFELEEAEEAIWELIEDFKNSSITDEELEKVKNKAESTIVFSEMELLNRAMNLAYAEMLGDANLANTELEKLASVSAKDVKEAAERVLQKSNASVMRYKAKR; this is translated from the coding sequence ATGATAGCATTCGATAGTTTTGTTTTAGATAATGGATTGAAGGTGTTGGTTCATGAAGACCACACTTCTCCGATGGCCGTAGTTAACCTATTGTATAAAGTTGGTGCTCGAGACGAGGAGCCGTCTAAGACTGGTTTTGCTCATCTTTTTGAGCATTTGATGTTTGGTGGTTCCAAAAATGTTCCAGCTTTTGATGAACCTCTTCAGTTTGTTGGTGGTGACAATAATGCTTTTACCTCTAATGATATCACCAACTATTATATCACAATCCCTTCGGCAAACCTTGAGACTGCCTTCTGGCTAGAGTCAGATAGGATGCTGAGCTTGTCTTTCGATCCTAAGGTGTTGGAGGTGCAACGATCGGTAGTGATTGAAGAGTTCAAACAACGCTATTTGAATCAGCCTTATGGTGATGTTTGGTTAAAATTGCGACCACTCGCCTACAAAGAACACTCCTATCGATGGCCTACAATCGGTGAGAAAATCGAGCATATTGAAAAGGCAACGATGGAGGATGTGAAGGACTTTTTTTATCGTTATTATGTGCCGAATAATGCCGTTCTAGTAGTGGCTGGCGATGTTACTTTAGAGCAGGTTAAAACATTGTCGGAAAAGTGGTTCGGACCAATTCCAGAGGGTAAACGAATAATCAGAACGATACCTAAAGAGCCTATTCAGGATGAATATAGATTGTTGGAGGTGGAGGAGGCCGTGCCAGTCGATTCCTTATATATGACCTTTCATATGGCGGGAAGAGTTGATGAAACTTATCATGCCGAAGATTTATTGAGCGATGTCTTAGGTCGAGGTAAGTCTAGTAGGTTATATCAAAAGCTGGTTGATGAGAAATCAATTTTCAATTCTTTAAGTGCTTATGTGATGGGATCGATCGACCCCGGTCTATTAGTAATTCAAGGTAAGTTGAATGATAACTTCGAGCTAGAAGAAGCAGAAGAGGCTATTTGGGAATTGATCGAAGATTTTAAAAATTCAAGCATTACTGACGAGGAACTCGAAAAAGTAAAGAACAAAGCCGAGTCGACCATTGTTTTTTCGGAAATGGAGTTGCTCAATCGTGCTATGAATTTGGCTTATGCTGAAATGCTTGGAGATGCCAACTTAGCTAACACTGAATTAGAAAAGTTGGCTTCTGTTAGTGCAAAGGATGTAAAGGAAGCTGCAGAAAGAGTACTTCAGAAATCTAATGCTTCTGTAATGCGGTATAAGGCTAAACGCTAA
- the mnmD gene encoding tRNA (5-methylaminomethyl-2-thiouridine)(34)-methyltransferase MnmD → MSHIKIIETSDGSQSLYHESLNETYHSTHGAVTESQHVFIKHGLEFLVNSGKEHIRILEVGFGTGLNALLTLGFTNIAGGISIDYTTLEPYPLTQAIIDQLKYHEQLADQVSQNDFLNLHNANWGERQQLTSQFAFTKHQTTLQSFRPSDSYDLIYYDAFAPSKQSEMWELSLLKQLKQNFNDGAVLVTYCARGQFKRDLATIEMSVETLPGPPGKKEMVRGIFNK, encoded by the coding sequence ATGAGCCACATCAAAATCATTGAAACGAGTGATGGATCTCAATCATTATATCATGAAAGTCTCAATGAAACTTACCATTCTACGCACGGTGCGGTTACAGAGTCGCAGCATGTTTTTATAAAACACGGACTGGAGTTTTTAGTCAATTCTGGTAAGGAGCATATTCGCATTCTTGAAGTGGGGTTTGGCACAGGACTGAATGCTTTACTAACCTTAGGTTTTACAAACATTGCCGGTGGCATTTCTATCGATTATACCACTTTGGAACCATATCCGCTTACACAGGCTATTATTGATCAGTTGAAGTATCACGAGCAACTAGCCGATCAGGTGTCTCAAAACGATTTTCTGAACTTACATAACGCTAACTGGGGAGAACGCCAACAATTAACCTCTCAATTCGCCTTTACGAAACACCAAACCACTTTACAGTCCTTCAGGCCGTCCGATTCTTACGACTTAATTTATTATGACGCATTTGCACCTAGTAAGCAATCTGAAATGTGGGAACTATCATTATTAAAACAACTTAAACAAAACTTCAATGATGGTGCTGTATTGGTGACGTATTGTGCACGAGGTCAGTTTAAAAGGGACTTAGCTACCATTGAAATGAGTGTTGAAACTTTACCTGGCCCACCGGGGAAAAAGGAGATGGTGCGCGGTATATTCAATAAGTAG
- the radC gene encoding RadC family protein, with translation MDEKLNISSWAQSDQPREKLQEKGKSVLSDAELIAILIGSGSQSLSAVDLSKQILTSVSNDLNSLARLSVSELRKFKGIGAAKAISIVSALELGRRRKNRSLENRLLIKSAKDVYDLMIPDLLDQPTEQFWILILNRSHTLICKKLVSLGGISGTIVDPKIVFKTALDNFASSIILVHNHPSGNLNASEADLKITNKIKEAGKLLEINVIDHIIFTDHGFFSFSDQGIL, from the coding sequence ATGGATGAAAAATTAAATATCTCAAGCTGGGCCCAGTCCGATCAGCCACGAGAAAAACTTCAAGAAAAAGGTAAATCCGTTCTCTCAGACGCAGAACTCATAGCCATCTTAATCGGTTCTGGCTCACAATCGTTAAGTGCCGTCGACCTTTCCAAACAAATACTTACATCCGTCAGTAACGACCTCAATAGTTTAGCTAGACTAAGTGTATCAGAACTTAGAAAATTCAAAGGCATCGGCGCAGCCAAAGCCATATCAATAGTGAGTGCTCTAGAACTCGGTCGTAGAAGAAAAAACAGATCGCTAGAAAACAGGTTACTAATCAAGAGCGCCAAAGATGTCTACGACCTAATGATCCCTGACTTACTAGATCAACCAACTGAGCAGTTCTGGATACTTATTCTCAACAGGAGCCATACCCTCATTTGCAAGAAACTAGTCAGCTTAGGTGGCATTTCAGGTACGATTGTCGACCCTAAAATTGTATTCAAAACAGCTTTGGACAATTTTGCCAGTAGCATAATCCTTGTTCATAATCACCCTAGCGGAAACCTTAATGCGAGCGAGGCAGACCTTAAAATAACTAACAAAATAAAGGAAGCAGGAAAACTACTCGAAATCAACGTTATCGACCATATCATATTTACAGATCATGGTTTTTTTAGCTTTTCTGATCAAGGCATTCTTTGA
- a CDS encoding membrane or secreted protein yields MKALLSLLTFSVFLIASDHRSEADLAEALEGAWEIQTVDGEKLDHRGVLLIESPYAFYTEFDIDSKKFVGSRGGAIQIMGDKISYTTEFNTWDKENVGTDYEVTASMNRKKATLEFKSSGDSFTMVLTRIDNGDGDLAGAWRITDRMRNGEMQAMRLGARKTIKMITGSRFQWVAFNPESKQFSGTGGGKVVLKDGKYNEHIEFFSKNPDRVGADLSFDYKVNGDKWDHSGLSSTGNPIREIWTKQ; encoded by the coding sequence ATGAAAGCTTTACTATCCTTACTTACTTTTTCAGTCTTCTTAATTGCATCGGATCATCGTTCAGAGGCTGATTTAGCAGAAGCACTCGAGGGTGCTTGGGAAATACAAACTGTAGACGGTGAAAAACTGGACCACAGGGGCGTACTTTTAATTGAGTCTCCTTACGCTTTTTATACAGAATTTGATATTGATTCTAAAAAGTTTGTCGGTAGCCGAGGGGGTGCCATTCAAATAATGGGAGATAAGATTTCCTACACCACAGAATTTAATACTTGGGATAAAGAAAATGTTGGGACCGATTATGAAGTTACCGCTTCTATGAACAGAAAAAAGGCGACGCTAGAATTTAAGTCTTCGGGCGATTCTTTTACCATGGTATTAACCAGAATAGATAATGGCGATGGAGATCTTGCAGGTGCTTGGCGCATTACTGATAGAATGCGAAATGGGGAAATGCAAGCCATGAGACTAGGAGCTAGAAAAACGATTAAGATGATTACAGGCTCGAGATTTCAGTGGGTAGCTTTTAACCCAGAAAGCAAACAGTTTTCAGGTACTGGTGGTGGAAAGGTTGTGCTGAAGGACGGAAAGTACAATGAGCACATTGAGTTCTTTTCTAAAAACCCAGATCGGGTGGGAGCGGATTTAAGCTTTGACTACAAAGTAAATGGTGATAAATGGGATCACAGTGGATTAAGCTCAACTGGAAACCCTATTCGAGAAATTTGGACTAAGCAATAA